CGACGGTGATCGACGCCGCGCGCACGCCCTTGGCGGCGTGATGACGCTTCGTGCCTGCGCCGCGACTGACCACAACAGCCGAGGGCGGCGTCACGCCGAACCGGACCCCGGCGACCGTACCCAGCACCAGCGCGATCGCGACCGCATCATCCATTGCGGCGCGTTTCGGCGACTCGAATACAAGACGCAAGTGTTCGTCAATCACGAAGGCGACATGTTCCGCACCCGGCTCACGCACTCGCTGGAAGTGGCACAGATTTGCCGCTCCGTGGCGCGTTCGCTGGGATTGAACGAGGATCTGGCCGAGGCCATATCGCTGTCGCACGATCTGGGACACACGCCGTTCGGGCACGCTGGCCAGGACGCCTTGAACGCATGCATGAGCGCGTACGGTGGCTTTGAGCACAACGTGCAGTCGCTGCGGATTGTCGACACCCTGGAGCAGCGTTATCCGGCCTTTTCCGGAATCAATCTCACGTTCGAGACGCGCGAAGGCATCCTCAAGCACTGCACCGCCGAAATCGCCGCCAAGCTTGGCGACGTCGGTGAACGCTTCCTGTCCGGTCAGCAGCCCAGTCTGGAAGCCCAGCTCACCAACCTCGCGGACGAAATTGCTTATAACTCGCATGATCTGGATGACGGCCTGCGGGCCGGGATGTTGAGCTTTGCCCAGCTAACCGCAGAGTCGGCTTTTTTCAGGGCTCACCACGATGCCGTCGGCAGGGAATTCGGAACTCTGGCCAGCCGCGTGGGCCAGCACGAAATCATCCGCCGCATCATCAAGGCGCAGATTGTGGATCTGCGTGAAACCAGTGCCGCTCGTCTGGGTGCCGCGGCAGTAGGCAGTCTGGACGAGGTGCGGCAGTGCGGTGGCCCTCTGATCGCGTTCAGCGACCGTATGCGGGCCGATAACGACTTGCTGAAGGGCATCCTCAACCGGAGCGTTTATCAGCACTACCGTGTGCGCCGCATGACCAGTCGTGCCCGGCGGGTGGTGACTGATTTGTTCACTATTTTTTTGGACGACCCACAGCTTCTGCCGCCCGAATCGCTCGTGGCCGTGGAGCAGCGCGAGCAGGCGCATGGTCGACGCGGGCGCGCGCGGGCCGTCGCCGATTATGTCGCCGGCATGACCGACCGCTACGCCCTGGCGCAGCACGCCGCGTTGTTCGGCAGCGTGCCCGACTGACGGTGGCGCCGCCGCATTGGCCCACCACCGGCCAGTGCCCCGTGACGTGATCCGCCGACATCGCCGGTCCTGGAACATTTACCGGCCGTCGCGGCTATGCGAAGCTAGCGGCGTTCTGGCCGGTGACCGTCGCAAGGCGCTTGTTTACTATCCAGGCCACCTCACAAACTGCCGGGAGGACGACGTGCGCGAATTGACCCTGGAAGAAGTACAAACCATTCTGAGCGATGGCGTCGCGCTGGCCCGTGCCAAGGGCTTTCCGTCTACCGTTGCGGTGGTGGACATGGGGGGCAACTTAAGAGGTGTGCTGCGACCGGAGAAGGGCCGCATCGCCAACCCCGACATCGCCATCAAGAAAGCCTGGACTGCTGCCGCCCTGCACCGCAGCACTGCCCAGGTTCGTGAGCTGATGATCACCCCGGATCGTTTCGGCTACGGCCTGCAGTTTACCGATCAGCGCTTGTGCATGGTCGGCGGGGGATTCCCAATCATCGACAAGGCCGGCGATGTCATCGGCGGCGTCGGTACCAGCGGCGGGCCAGTGGACCTGGATATCGCCTGCTCGCTGGCCGGGTTGCGCAAGCTGGGCTTCCCGACCGATTTCGCTGATCCTCTGAAGGCGGCGCCCACCAAGGCCACTAAAATGGGGGGCAAGTCGACCAAGCTTGCCAAGGCAGCCGCGACCAAGCCGGCAAAAATCGCCAAGGCATCCGCCAAGGCAAAGAAAAAGTAACCGCGGGAGTTCCCGATGCTTTACGCGATATGGATCGAAGATGTTCACGACAGTCTGCCGCGTCGCCTCAAGGTGCGTGAGGCGCACCTGAATCGCCTGCGCGAAATGGTGAAGACTGGCCGCGTCAAGATGGCAGGTCCGTTCCCCAAGGTGGCGGGCGAGGATCCGACCCAGTCCGGCTTCGCCGGGGGTCTGATCGTTGCCGAATTCGATAGCGCCGAGGCCGCGGAGCAGTGGTTGAAGGAAGATCCCTACCACGCCGCGGGCGTGTTCAAGAATTACTGGATCCAACCCTACCTGAAAGTGCTGCCGGCGGATTGATGCCAGCGCTGCCGTGAACGCCCGGGCAGTTATGCCCAGGCGTTGTCTCTCGACCATGTTGGGATTGGAGACTGCACCCGC
This genomic interval from Immundisolibacter sp. contains the following:
- a CDS encoding deoxyguanosinetriphosphate triphosphohydrolase codes for the protein MTLRACAATDHNSRGRRHAEPDPGDRTQHQRDRDRIIHCGAFRRLEYKTQVFVNHEGDMFRTRLTHSLEVAQICRSVARSLGLNEDLAEAISLSHDLGHTPFGHAGQDALNACMSAYGGFEHNVQSLRIVDTLEQRYPAFSGINLTFETREGILKHCTAEIAAKLGDVGERFLSGQQPSLEAQLTNLADEIAYNSHDLDDGLRAGMLSFAQLTAESAFFRAHHDAVGREFGTLASRVGQHEIIRRIIKAQIVDLRETSAARLGAAAVGSLDEVRQCGGPLIAFSDRMRADNDLLKGILNRSVYQHYRVRRMTSRARRVVTDLFTIFLDDPQLLPPESLVAVEQREQAHGRRGRARAVADYVAGMTDRYALAQHAALFGSVPD
- a CDS encoding YciI family protein, with product MLYAIWIEDVHDSLPRRLKVREAHLNRLREMVKTGRVKMAGPFPKVAGEDPTQSGFAGGLIVAEFDSAEAAEQWLKEDPYHAAGVFKNYWIQPYLKVLPAD
- a CDS encoding heme-binding protein translates to MRELTLEEVQTILSDGVALARAKGFPSTVAVVDMGGNLRGVLRPEKGRIANPDIAIKKAWTAAALHRSTAQVRELMITPDRFGYGLQFTDQRLCMVGGGFPIIDKAGDVIGGVGTSGGPVDLDIACSLAGLRKLGFPTDFADPLKAAPTKATKMGGKSTKLAKAAATKPAKIAKASAKAKKK